A segment of the Psilocybe cubensis strain MGC-MH-2018 chromosome 5, whole genome shotgun sequence genome:
GTCTCTAGACAAGTGTCTGGCAGCTGGCTGAACCGGTCACAAACAGGATATCTGTCCAACCTAAGACTTTTGACCGCTTTTAAGGACGTACCACTTGTATTTCCTTTACGAACTGCACGATGTACCTGGCCACTGGCACCCGTACCCAAGGTGCGGCCAATTTTATAGCGCTGAACAAGCGTTGGGAAAGGACGACAATGCGCTGTTTGGTGGTAGGTAAAAGCTGATTTTGGTAAGTTTATTGCTCACAAATACGCTAACTAGAAGACGTACTGTTTATTCTCTTCTTAGTTCCAAAATAGATGGTATCTCCGTCCCGAAGGATTGTTTTACAGGCACCATCAATCAGTCTATCGTTAATCTACACCAGTACCAGATGAGAAAATGTTGCAAGGAACATCAGGTAACAATCGCACCCAAGTTCTAGTTGATTTGCTTTCGGTGGTTTGAAAGAAAACTTTGCTTTCCATGGCTTCCACGCCATCCCAAATGATGGTGCAGTGAAATTCACCTATGAGATATTAGATATGAAACATCTGAACATTGCTAGGTGGGTACATACCAATGAAAGGACCAGGACTAATGGCGACATCATTGGCCCAATCGCTTCCAATTGTCTGTTCCCTCTGCTTTCTATCGAAAATTTCTGCTCGTTCGCCAAACTTGTCCTTCAGATGGCCCCATGAGGAAGTATCTGAGGAAAAATCAAGACTGGTACTAATCCATTCTTGGTCTGACTTGAAAGATGGAGAGTAATCTTCAATGGTTAGCATAACAAGagacaatagaaaaataGAGAAGACCAACCATTGACACGTCAGCTTATATTCATCTTCAAGTCAATGCGGGAGCCACCCGTGGCGTAGATAGCCATGTACCCCCATATGTGATTTGGGTACGGCCTGCAGTCGGAATTGTTTATGAATACTGTATTAACAGTCAACTACCATCCTCCAGCGCTTACAGTTGGTTGCCTGGTAGAGGCTCGGACCATGGTTGTGGCAGGGGCGCAACCAGGGCGCAACATGTACAAAAAGGCCCAAGCCGGCTTTTCCCGAATAACATGGTCGGCCCCGATCCCAACAACGGTTCATATGATATCTGATTCCTGAACTCTTTCACCTGGATGGCGAACATATTCACGGCGTTACAAAGAACTTGCACCTTCATCAATGAAACAATGACTATCATGACATGTAAGTTGAAAGTTGGAGAAACAAGTCTTGCTATTCTGCTGAAGTGGACGCGTGAGTCGTGAGTGAAACGATTTCATCCAGGGGGCAATCCCAAGGAGCTCTGTAGTGTCCACCCGGTCTTAAAGTCTATACCCTAGTGGAGAGGGACTTGAAGGTGAAGTCAAAGGTATTCATATTATGTTACAAACTGACGGGACGCCGAAAAAGCGATGACATAGATATCTAAGCCTACTAGCGCAAGCCGGTTTTGCTGAAAGTTCACGTTCATCGGTCAGAAATGAACCTCAGAGCTCGCTGTTCAGAATCACAGTTACGATGATTCCGAAGAAGATTGAAATTCTGGTGCAGATCCTCCTTATGTAGAAGATAGAACTTTTCGGATCCGCATTGACATTGAGCATACTTGTTCGCTATAATCCCTCTAGGTAGGTATTAGGGTGCCGCTAGTGTCGCTCCTACGCTTCCAAAATCTAGCATGTTCCTTTGATGTTCCACCAGCCCCTATTTGGTATAGGTCCCGGATTGATGGCTGATTTAAAAAGTCCATTTTTGCCTTGACTCGCTTCCTGCATTTCTGTTGACTTGCTACACATCTAACAATCTTTCTACCAGCTCAGGATGTCTGTATCACGCCAAGACGATGAATCACTTACAATACTACACGACGGAAACGACCAGAACGATTACGACCACGATGATCATGAAAAACCTACACCTCTACCAGTGTACCCTCTTCTTAGCTTGTATTTGATTCAAATGGCCGAGCCCATTACTGCTACAGTGATATACCCTTTCATAAATCAATTCGTTCGAGAGACTGGGATTACGGGGGGAGACGAAAAGAAGACGGGATATTATGCTGGTATCATTGTGCGTTTAAAATTTTCATTGCAAATTTGCTTCTTCCTGAAAGTTATACAACACTCCAGGAATCCGCATTTTTCTTTGCAGAAAGCTTCACTGTTGTCCAGTGGGGCTATATATCTGATAAATATGGCCGCCGACCTATCCTTCTTTGCGGTCCAATAGGGCTCGCAGTGGCGATGTTGATTTTTGGCACATCGACAACATTCTGGCCACTGGTAGTCTCAAGGTGTCTTCAAGGAATTTTTAACGGAAACATAGGTACGTGTGGAATAAATTCACGTTGTTCTCTTAATTAATTTTATTCAGGCGTCACGAAAAGTTCTATAGCAGAGGTAGGCTTCGTCTCTATTAGTGAATTAACATTGGCTGATAATCCACCGAGTTAACTGATTCAACAAATAGAGCCGACGCCTATGCATTCATACCAATGGTTTGGAGTGTTGGATATACCACAGGGTACGTTCTGTTTCTCGCTCTCCATTTCCAGAGGCTGAATTAGTGATAACTAGGCCAATCATTGGGGGCATTCTTTCGAACCCAGCGACTCGTTGGCCAGATACTCTGGGCCGTATCGCTTATCTTCGAACTCATCCTTACTTCCTTCCATGCCTTGTTGCAGCATCTTTTGCATTTGCAACCTTTATCTTCGTGTGCTTTGCGCTGAAAGAGGTCGGTAAAACCTAACATCTAATAGTCTCCAGCTGTATATTCATTATTTCACAGACTTTACCTTCTCTCgtaggaaaggaaaaggtgCTGAAGCACCACAAACGTACCGCAGATGACGCCATATCCGCCAATGTCACCACAGAATCGTCATTACTCGAGCACGGAGATCATGTCAACTATGGCACTGACGCATCCGTTGACCAATCTCAACAAGTCAGCATTCGAGCAGCTATTACCCGACCAATTCTGATGGTCCTGGTAAATCATATCTTCTTAACCTTCCTCGATATGGCCAATTTTACACTAGTTCCCCTGGTCTATTCGACTCCGATATCGTACGGAGGTCTGGGACTTGATCCATTTAGGATTGGCGTGATTCTAGGTACCTTTGGCCTTGTCAATTCATTTGTGCAGGCCAATTTACTGGGACGGTCAATCAAGAAATGTGGTGCGCGCCGACTCTACAAGGCTACCTTTTCATGCCTTCTCGGATGCTTTACCATGTACCCGATATTGCATTTTTTTGCCCAAAGGTCAGGGAGAGTGGACGGCTTCGTCATTGCTTCGATTGTTATCCAATTGGGTTTCCAGAGCATGATCTATATGGCATATGGTGAGTGAAGGTCAATCACGGTATACCACCGCTATACTTCTTGAACGCCGTTTTAGGTTCTCTCCAGGTCATTCTCGTCGAGTGTGTCCCCGAGGGTGGGCCTATGGGCACTGTCAATGGCGTCGCTCAGATGCTTGGGTCCGGCATGAGATCGCTTGCGCCGACATTCGCGTCCTCCCTCTTCTCGATTTCCCTTCAGCGCAAGCTGGCAGGGGAAAACATGGTTTTCTATATTTTAATGGCCCTCACGCTAACCGCCATGCGTGCATCAAAACTCCTTCCCGATACTAGCAAACCTAGGCGCACCCGAAGCCCGCGGAACTCGCGTGCACCATCGACGACCCCAgcacaacaaaaaaacatgacGCATACCGGGGAAGTCTTGTAGGACCACGTCTCCTAGCCAGCGTTAAAACCCAGCAGTATGTTATGTGTCCCCCCCCAGGACTTGACGCAGCATAGTTGGTGTTGGTAGTGTTTAATAATATACACACGTAAAACGATCGCCATGCAAGCGATTACACGCTAGTAGACGCGTCGCTAGAGCACGAGTCACATAATAATCTTTGATACATGTATCTAGAATTCAAGATTTTTCATCGGATGCTTAAACATATGATTGATATTCCGGTAAATGTACATAAGTAAGAAAATTAGGGCAGAGTTGTAGTAGGCGCCGAGATGAGTCAAAAATTGTACCCAAATCGCTTTCGGCGCCAAAAATGGATGGTGTTCGCCAGATTGTCGGGTTTTTGTGGCAATTCTCACAGTTCACATGTTCACTTTTTGTGTGTCATCCACAATGATCAGCTGCTACCATCATGTAAGTACCGCCTATGGCGAGCTGTTGGTCACCCATTTACCTAAAAACTGACTATATAAGATCTCAAGGTGACCTGGATTGTAAAATGGAACGACTTTTCTGCCTTCAGAGAATCTACTCTCGTCGCTCTTTTCAGACCCATCTACCATGCGGGTGTACAATGAAGACTCCGAACGCGAGGTTCAATCCACACAAGTTAACGAGGGCGAGGCAGATAAGAAGCAAACACCATTGCCAATCTTACCCCTACTCAGCGTATTCTTGATTCAACTCGGAGAGCCCATAGCCGCCACGGTTATTTATCCCTTCATTGCGCAGTTCGTTCGGGAGATGGATATCACGGGAGGAGACGAGAAGAAGATTGGGTATTACGCTGGCATAATTGTACGTTTTCCCTTCATACAATTCCTCTCCATGTCTAATTTACCTTTTATTTTCCAAGGAGTCTgcgttcttcttctctcaagGACTGAGCGTGGTCCAGTGGGGATACTTATCGGATAGATATGGTCGACGGCCTATTCTTCTTTGCGGCCCACTCGGCGTGGCATTTTCCATGTTAATGTTCGGATCTTCGACCACCTTTGCGGGAATGGTTGCCGCGCGCTGTTTGCAAGGCATATTTAACGGCAATATAGGCAAGAAATCTGTCATTTTTACCTATATACGACAAGAATTTATCTTGTGTTTGATAGGCATATCTAAGAGCGTTATCGCCGAGGTATGAAAGTGCCTTGATAATCCTTCATACCTTGCTGACTCTTATTTTAGCTTACTGACTCTACTAATAGAGGTGATGCGTTTGCCTTTATTCCGCTCATGTGGAGCATAGGATCAACTACTGGGTGCGTTTTCTGGGTCTGGACGACAATGTAACTGATATAACTCACTCAGACCTATTCTCGGTGGCTCATTGTCGAATCCAGCAACTCGATGGCCTGAAACCTTAGGACATATATCCTACTTGAAGACACATCCATATTTCCTGCCTTGTTTTGTTGCCGCTTTCTTTGCgtttatttcatttttgaTCGTATGTTTTGTCTTGGAGGAGGTGCGCAGCTCGAACTCCATTGAAAATCGCATCTAATTAACATCATTCATTAAGTAGACATTGCCGTCCAAAGCTACTAGAATCCCGCCCAAGCAAAATTCCACCGATGTTTGTTCACTCAAAACCACAAGTCCACTGCTAGAACACGGAGAAGGTACAGGCTACGGCAGTAGTACAGACGCCCCGGGACGTTCGAACAgcaatcaacatcaacatcaggGAGTGAGGACTGACAATTTTCGCGACGCTTTCACTCGGCCCGTCATGTCTATACTTCTCAACTACGCTTTTCTGGCATTTTTAGACATGTGTTACGGAGTTCTTTTACCATTGATGTACTCAACGTCAATCCGGAACGGAGGGCTTGGATTGGATCCTTCTCGCATAGGCGCAACACTCGGTGCATTTGGGCTGGTGAACTCCATCGTTCAACTCAACTTTCTCGGGCGATTTATCAGAAAGTATGGTCCACGAAAAGTGTATACTGTTGCTTTTCGCTGTTTCTTTGTACTTTTCGGCATGTATGCAATCACAAAGTTCTTTGTTCAGAGAGCCGGTGAAGTCGATCATATAGTGATTGCCTGTATGACGTTCCAGCTTGCTTGCCAAATGTTTATTTTTGCGGCATATGGTGAGTGCGTTGCCAGTTGCACTGGACTATCTATAAGCTCATGTTACTACAATACAGGCTCCATACAGGTGCTTTTGGTTGAAAGCATCCCAGAAGGTGGTCCTCTGGGAACTGTGAACGGAGTCAGCCAAATGATTGGTGCTGCGATGCGTTGCATAGCCCCAACCTTCGCGTCATCACTCTTCTCAGTGTCCCTTCAGCGTAATCTTGCTGGCGGAAATATGGTCTACTACATCCTCATAACGATTGCATTACTGGGCATCTGTTGCACCCGCCTACTTCCGAGTGGTTCTAAAAAGAGAATGATCCCTCAGTCGCAGCCCACAGCTTGAGAATGGTTCCTTTCGGCTAAGTGGGAACTTCCTCATTAAATCATCGTGGATGGGGTGTCACTGGAGCGGTAACGATGGAGCAACGGAGTGGGTGGGCAGGATACAATATCCGCGGATAGTAGAAAGCTGCGTGTCACCATGTATACAGTACCGAGCACTTTCACCGTAGGCGATACTTATAGACCTCACCGAGCAGCAATCCCTTGATTATCTATAGAGGGCAATGATATGTAACTCACAATAGCAATTTTCTCCCTCATCATTACCAGCAGGTAAGTACCATGATTTGACTATATTTGACTCCTGGCTCACTTTAGGCAGACAGACAGCACACTGGGTGCTCACCTACTGCCTAAAGTGTCCAAGTCAAGAGGGAGTGCTAAGCTCCTAACTTTAATTTAGACCTTTAAGTGCTGTACGTAGTATGTAGCATGAAGTGTAAAATGAACCGGCCGCCAACGAGAAAACATAGCGACAAGAATAGTGGATCACGAATCAAACACTATAGTTATCCTAGTAACCGGAGACTGAATCCATGGCACCGATATGCTTCGTAGGGCTCATTTAAGCAGATTCGATGAGCTGACGTAGGTCTTCCCCCCAGAACACCCACTACTATAAGGCAGATGTACCTTCCACCCATCCTGCGTACGCTGGCCGACTTCATTGATTGTTGAACTGGTCACAGCCATATCCCTGATTCGATACGTCTTTATCTAATTGAGCATACATCAATGTACGCTGTATACTCAGACCATTCTTTCCAAAAGCGAAACTAATAGGGTTGCATCGAAGGGCGTACATGTTGAAGTCAGAGAATAAATGCTCATATTACACACATCGCACTGGAGAAACATATGCTGGCACCCTTGACGAAGACCTGTATCATCTTGAGCTGTGGGAAGAAATACCGACATTATTCAATAATCGAATGACGGACGAGGAATTCGAGATCTTTGTTCGTCTAGATGGAGGGGTCAAATTCGAGGAAGTAGAAAGGGCCCCGTCCGACCACTTGCATCCGACGGCGAGCGAGCTGGACAACGCAGCCTGTTATTTCAACGACGAGGATCTGTATCAGCATCTCGATGACTACGATTATCCACACGGTGTAGACGACGAATGCGACGGGTATATGAGGGATGTAGTATACAACAGTAACTCATGGACTGCAGGAAATGAATTGGTGGAAGAGAGTGACGGCGAGGAGGTTCAGATGTTTCGAGAAGATGATGCACAGCTGGATGTCGCACGATACTTCTACGCCAGCGATCTTTGCGACCGAGGGTACATACATGAGCCAATGCATCCGATGCATGAGGATCTACCGCAGACAGTGGTAATGGAACTGTGTCCTGAACGGCAGGATAGGACAAACTCTAGTAGCGTTCCTGATAAGAGCGATGCGATAGAAGAAACACGGGGAACCAAGGTGATCTTGAGGAGTAGCTTATAGCTCACCCATTCTTAGGAAAAACATGATGATACATAAGTAGTCGCTACCCATGTATCATAGTTTTAGTAGCAATTGTATTTTTCGATGATGGTAGAACACAAGTCTTCCGGAGAAGTCGCAGGCCACAAATTCACAGGGGAATATgataaaaaatgaaaagatggTGGAATGGGCCAAATCTCTAGAGACACGGGAAGAAAACAGGTCCAGTAGCTTAGCTGTATCACAGCTTTGGAGGCTCAGGAGATCGTAGCGATAGTGGAAGTTGTTGTTTACCGAACGCCCGCCAAAAGCTGGCATCATCCAATAATAAGCTGATGCCATGATTGCCGGCCGTGGAATTCTGCAGTATTTTAATACATTTATATGTTGTACAATGCCCAGCTTGTGGTGTTGTGCTTCAAAAGCCCTACAACGACGGAGATTCGAAATGCAATGTTGAGATTTGAGAAGCACTTGACATGATCCCAGACTCAGCTGATTTGTGGAGATTCAGCATGAGACGTGTTATCATGACTATGGAGATACTGCGCGGGAACACATTTTTTAATACCAAGCACCCTAGGAGTTAAAAGGAACAAATCTTACTTGCAAGATAGCCTGGCAACACTCCCGCGTAGCAGGGGCTGGGTATACGATGATTGGTTTTTTTGAATCCAATGACTAATTCAAGCAGCGATTTACCTGAGGAAACTGAAATAAAAGGTCAGTACTAAAAAATTATTTTGAAAGTTAAAGGAGCAGTATACGAACAAAGTAGCTGCTCATATTGGCCACACTGACGAGGATAACCACCCTAGACATTATCTTTGAGTGAGATGAAAATCACGGATTAAACACGAATCTTTACATATAATACATAGCGCCTGTTGGATAATGTCAGTGAGAATATTAGTTCTGAATAAAAGTATTCAACGCTTACCATCTCTTACAATCAATTCTTCTAAAGAGATTCTGCGATTCCCAAGTGGCCTAAAGTTAGGCAAAGAGCTCTGCCGCCTGGCCTCGGTCATTTTGTACATGATTAATACAAAAATAATGGTTTCATTCAGAATAAGGAGTCCCCATGTGACGGCCGTTTCTAGTATCAAGAGGCACATTCGTCAACAGTAAATGATCAATGCCGTCAAGGATACGCACTGTGTGATCTGTATCCGGACAGAACTCAAGCTTGAATAAGACATTGCATTGGTAATGACCAACTTACGTCGATGGTGCACTACCAGTATCACATCCACCGCCTGTTAGACCGCCTTTCGCACTTTTCCCAATAATGACCTATTTTTGGATAATATTAACTTGCGATAAACATGTGTGCGAGTTAGGACGGACCACCACGAGAGTGGATATGTAACATATGCACCAAACAACACCCGACATCATTACACGAAGTGATTTTTCGTACAAGGC
Coding sequences within it:
- a CDS encoding Major facilitator-type transporter psiT2; translation: MSVSRQDDESLTILHDGNDQNDYDHDDHEKPTPLPVYPLLSLYLIQMAEPITATVIYPFINQFVRETGITGGDEKKTGYYAGIIESAFFFAESFTVVQWGYISDKYGRRPILLCGPIGLAVAMLIFGTSTTFWPLVVSRCLQGIFNGNIGVTKSSIAELTDSTNRADAYAFIPMVWSVGYTTGPIIGGILSNPATRWPDTLGRIAYLRTHPYFLPCLVAASFAFATFIFVCFALKETLPSLVGKEKVLKHHKRTADDAISANVTTESSLLEHGDHVNYGTDASVDQSQQVSIRAAITRPILMVLVNHIFLTFLDMANFTLVPLVYSTPISYGGLGLDPFRIGVILGTFGLVNSFVQANLLGRSIKKCGARRLYKATFSCLLGCFTMYPILHFFAQRSGRVDGFVIASIVIQLGFQSMIYMAYGSLQVILVECVPEGGPMGTVNGVAQMLGSGMRSLAPTFASSLFSISLQRKLAGENMVFYILMALTLTAMRASKLLPDTSKPRRTRSPRNSRAPSTTPAQQKNMTHTGEVL
- a CDS encoding Major facilitator-type transporter psiT2, encoding MRVYNEDSEREVQSTQVNEGEADKKQTPLPILPLLSVFLIQLGEPIAATVIYPFIAQFVREMDITGGDEKKIGYYAGIIESAFFFSQGLSVVQWGYLSDRYGRRPILLCGPLGVAFSMLMFGSSTTFAGMVAARCLQGIFNGNIGKKSVIFTYIRQEFILCLIGISKSVIAELTDSTNRGDAFAFIPLMWSIGSTTGPILGGSLSNPATRWPETLGHISYLKTHPYFLPCFVAAFFAFISFLIVCFVLEETLPSKATRIPPKQNSTDVCSLKTTSPLLEHGEGTGYGSSTDAPGRSNSNQHQHQGVRTDNFRDAFTRPVMSILLNYAFLAFLDMCYGVLLPLMYSTSIRNGGLGLDPSRIGATLGAFGLVNSIVQLNFLGRFIRKYGPRKRAGEVDHIVIACMTFQLACQMFIFAAYGSIQVLLVESIPEGGPLGTVNGVSQMIGAAMRCIAPTFASSLFSVSLQRNLAGGNMVYYILITIALLGICCTRLLPSGSKKRMIPQSQPTA